The sequence below is a genomic window from Lolium perenne isolate Kyuss_39 chromosome 4, Kyuss_2.0, whole genome shotgun sequence.
GACATGCACATTATTGCAATTTGGAGAAGAAACAGAAGGCAAGTGTTCCCCACCATAATTTGAAAAAAAAAGGTGCCCTAGTCCTATGGACTATCAGAAGTCATAAAGTTAAAGAGAAATAAACTTACAATATCATTTATTTCAGCTTCAGAAAAGGCTTTTCCATCTGCTAGCATGCTCCAGACAACCTTGTTTATCCTCATCGAAACTCTCATGGCACATGAAGGACTTTTGTTCTTTTCCTTTTCCATCAACCTCACTTGTGCAGCTTTCTGCATAGCACTTCTTAGCAAGCAATATGCTTCTTTTCTATCATTCAGAACATTTAGTAGTTCTTGCTTCAGACGTTTAACCTGGCATAAGGCATGGTGGTAAACTCAGATTGATGTAgtttattcataagattcatgctTATGAGAAATTAAATTATTATTTCCGTTAGTGTAAGGTAAGTATGAACTAATCAATGAAGTTACAAAAAAATACAATTTACATGAATCAAATTAATATTTATGTCCTATGAACAGGCAATAATCGTAAGTCTCAGACATACCAGCATTGACTTTGAACCAGTAACAACTGATGTAGCATCATCAGATTTTGGGGACTGACTTGGATCACCAGATACTTCGCTGCCGGTACACAATATTCTGATATCATCAAACAATATCTTCCGTTCTCTTTCTTTTACTTCTACATGGATCTTTGCTAACTCCACCTCTTCGACTCCATCTGGTACAACTGCATCAGATTCTTCAGCAATGTCATTATCATCGTCATCAAGGGGATAGCACAGATTACTCTTCCGGTTTCTGAAAAATGGAGTAGTATCATTAGTGTGAAGGGAAGATATCAACTAAGATATATATCATCCAAGGAAGTTCACAGCTGAATACAACAGAAATTAAAGTGAAAGGAGGTTAACAAAGTTGGCCTGTATAGTTGTTTTTTCCTTTCTTCTTATCTTGGCCCTTGCCTCTTGTACATTTGGTTTGCTCCCGTCCTCTTGACGGCTTCTTCTAATATATAATGACGCATGCtttggcatgtgttcgagaaaaaatAAAGTGCTACTAAAAATCGTATTTCGGTTTTTCCTTTTAGAACGTGATTCGTGTTCACAACTATAAAGTCTACAGCAGTGCCAACTCCAATCTACCATGTGCAATTTAAAATGAAAAAAAATAGTAGTACAGCAATGAATGTGGAGATGGTCCTTTTCAGAATTTGCAAAAGTGAATAGGTGAATGGTAggtaagaactggtatgaagtacTAGAGAAAGGGAAAATGCTAGAATTAGCACTGAAGCATCAGTCCAGTAGGACCTTTAAATGTGTGTGCCTGTATCAATTGGAATTGTCAGGCTATATGGCGCACCCATTTTTCTCTACAGAAAAACTTCTCTTATACTAATCCATCTGCTCTAGTACACACACACTCTTGGTCAATCAAATTGGTCAGCCTGATTAGGAATCAATGGCCATCTCCACTGTGGGTGACAATGGAAAGGAAATGCCAACACTGGGAACGAGTTGGAAATGGAAGTGTGGTGCGATGGTGGTTGGAAACTCTATAGTGACGAGCAAAGCATGGTGGATTCTACGGTTTATCCCCACTATATACCATATTGGAGAGCATGAGAAAGGGGTTCTAACATTGATAACTGTGCATCTGGTTCATTAGCAATAAAGATATATACAAGGAAGTTATGGACCACATGGGCCAAAGGCATCCTACAGTGCATACATCACACTTGACATTTAGCACTGACAAGGAGTATTTCCTAGTCCCTTTTAAGGATTTGACACTGGTAGCATAATAGTACTCAGATGCAAAATTGGAAGCGTTACAAGATAAACAGAATACCTGGGAGTTCTTGCCAAGAGCAGATTAGTCAAAACATCCATCATAACCTGAAATTGACGTGATGTCATACCAGCAGTTATATCTGGAGAGTTAAACGCCAGTTCTTTAAGTGGTTTGACCTGCATCACCAAACAAGCAGTAAATACATATACTAGCTACCTCCACTGAGTCAATGACTAGGCCAAAAGATGCTCAGTAAAAGGTGCAAAGCAACATGAAACTATTAGTAATAGGGTAGACCTTTAGTTCAGGATTTCCTCCTTTGTGTCTTGTGATGCGGAAGAACATTTGACATGGCATAAATACCCTCTCAAGTAAAGCACCAGTTCGCTTGACTTCTGACGATTTGCGATGTATTTTTGGCAGCCACTGAATACCAGCACCAGGATCAACATCAGTTGGAGCAACATGAGCCTGAACATGCTCCAACATCACAGAGACCTCAAAACGTGACCAGGTCATTTCTGGCTTGGTTTCTCCAATGGATACGTTACTGGCACCAATTGTTTTCTCAAACATTTCTTGACCAACTTGAACAACTGAGTGAAATGAACGAACCATCACCCGTCCACTACCAGCAGCAAGCAGAAGCCTACCCTGATATAGTTGTAACAGATGTCTGAGTCATTGCAGCAGTACTCCTAAATATAGTGCATAATCGAAATTGAAAACAATGCTTACATAAATATGTCACGGAATCAGTAAGAAATAACAAACAACGAGCTTGAAAGTAGATTCACTAGCTGTCAAGGAGTGTTCACACAAGATCTTAGTACCTGTAATCCACTATGATTATTTACAAAATTGTGAAGTTTTGGCACCATTTGGGACGTGAGAATTTCATATAGGACAGAAAACATCCATTCTCAGTGAATGTAGCTTACAAAATTCCTACAGGAATCATGTGTTCCAAACGTGAATGCAAATTTGAAGTTCGCCAAAATTTATATAATGTCAAAATATATGGCGGTAATTTGCTTCAGAGAAGAAAATATCAAATTAGTTAAATTCAGTTTTTAAATAAAGTATGAattgctggcccattaacaggtcaAAATCACCTCAGAGTCATTCATTATTCAAATTTTATTTAGCAAAGCGACAACCGCTACCAGTCTAGGTCGGCTATTTCTTGTATGGGGCTTGCTTTTGGAAACTTTGGTTTTAACCAGTATCTGTCAGTAACGGGCTGAAGATAAAGATGTAGGCATACTTTTTTTTGGTGAAAACGCAAAAGTcttttgcgtttcatttcattgaaaagataaGAGTTTGACAATCCTCCTAGGAGGCATATTacaacagagttacaggtatactCAAGCCTATGATTGAAGTGAACAACAAATACAGGTATGCACAATGATTATAAAATAAACAATATGATATTTCTTAAACTGATAAGTGCTGCTTCAAAATATAAACTGACAAACAAGCTGGGCAGCATATACTCACATTTGCTTCTTCCGAATGTAGATTGAACTGAGGTTGGACAATATTAACCATGAAAAGGCTCGTACCCTCCTCTTCAGAATCACGACTGTTTGAGGGCTTCGTTACTACATCACAAGTTACCAGTCAAAGAAAGAAAACAATTAATGAAGCTTCCATTGCAGCTATTTAGTGCAATGCTGAATTTTGAACAGTGTGACAAGAATATGCCTTCTCAAAGTAACAACACAAAAAATACCAACTTATTACTGGGGTCAGTACAAACAACTAGTGCAGAAAGAGATTGTGTGACAAACAAACCTGATTCACTACTTGATGTTTGCTCTGGCCTGCTGGATCCACTGGAGGAAGGCGGGTCTGAACTCTTCATCTGTTGAGGATCTGAAGACTGTGGTGCTGAGGGTGAAGAGTTGAGAGCACCATCATTAGACATCTCAGCTTCTTTAATTGCCTGCTTTTGCTCAAGAATCTTTCTTTGGGTGTATTGGCGAGAAGGAGATGGTTTTGGAGGCTGAAATGCCTGGGTTAAACCACCAACCCAAGATAAGATAGCAGCTCTATTCTCTAGATTCCACAGAATTTTTAATCCATGAACAAATACTCGCTGGCAATTGTCAGCAACGACAACATTAAACCCCTCCTCATCACTACCTGATTCTGCATGGTCACTTTCATCCCCCCCATCAAACTCAGACTTGAACGATGCCTTCTCAGATTTCTTCCTGCCGTCCTCCTGCCATGCTGATAATCTAGCAGCATCTGCCTTGGGAGTTTGTTTTCGTATGGTGAAATAATCAGAATACAGAAAAAATCCATCATCCCGGCTTTTCTCAGTCAATCTAGCTTTTGTTTTGCCCTTATCAGAAAAGACATTATCTGTAACTTTGGTATGCAGATTCTTGCTTTCTACCTGGGCGTCCATCGAATTTGTTTGTTCAGGAATATTATTGATAAATACCTTTAATAAGTGCATGTCTATGCCCATGTAGACAAGATCAAGAGGTTCACGCTTGCAGTCGAAAGTAAATATCTGCTTGCCACGGCTGGAAGAAATTTCCAACCTAAGTTTTGTAAAGTGCAGTGTCAAACCTTTAGCAGGATCATTAGCCTGTAATGGCATATTTTTGATCTGCAATAGTGTAGCATCAAAACGAATACACTGTTCAGTCATAACTCTATCAAGTGGCAGGTTTCCAGACCGTAtaaatctaggaactccaaaccgTGGAAACCTGGAGAAAAGTCTTAACTTATGGGGAGGAAGAAAAAATAAGTTCCACCACTTGGTTAACCATAGCAAATCATGAGCTCCAACATACAGAGTTGGAGAATCATTTGAAACTGGCAGGGTTTTGTGTTGACTCTCCACAGGTTCAGCAGTACTAGGTTTAAGTGAAAAGCTCCATTTTAGTGAGAGTGAGGTTGACCGAAATGGATCAAAAACTTTGTCTCGTGGTTTTACCTCAACAGGAAGAGCAAATATATAATGATCCATAGGGTTACCTGAATCACATCCCCACTCTATCGTAATGTCCATGAAAAAGTAGGGTGTTTCAAGGAAAGGTATAACTGTATGATGTGGAGGTTCCAGAGTGCATTTCTTCGCAAGACTGTCTAGGCTAGTTATGTACACCTTTAGACACTTTGAAGACAGACTGACATAACCATCCACATATCGTATTTCTATATGTCCAGTTCTGATTAGCAACTGATCTAGCTTCTCGTAAGGGCTTGTTGCAGCAGGGAGATGCCACATTGTTTCAGCAAGACATAAGCTGAAATTACCGTGAATATAGTTCCGCATATCATCCCACCAGGGTAAACTGCGTTCTCTTCTTGGTGGTTCGGGGCGCTCAAAGTACCATCTTTTAGCTAGATTTGCCCTCCGTAATGCACAAGTAAAAGCATAGCTTATGTCAGCAAAAACCGGCTCGTAGCCAACTCCAAAGGAGACTTCCCCTCTTTGAAAAGACAATGGTATGTCACAATATGTTTTCATTGGTGGGGTATACCCGGTTGCAGAACGTAGCAGATTTACTCGCCACCATTTCCCAACataaacatcttgtcgaacttggGGCTGAAAAGTTGTCGCCTGCCACAAGGAAAAAAATCATTATATAATTTGGAGTGATCTTTGACCAGAAAATACCTTATTGAAAATGTAGAAAGTAGATATTGCAGGAAATATTCCAAATTCCCTAATCGTGAGCACAATCATGTACTTGAACAAAGGGAGCAATTACAGCTATATACAGCTCCAATAAATCTTTCTCTTTTCTACTGCCAAACGATGGGTTGACAGTTCTAAATACTACTCCATAAATGAAAAGGAGTGAACAGCATCAAGGGCTAACCTGCTGGCCAAGCACAAGTCGTCCATTACATTTAGCAGAGGTTCCAGAAAATAGTGGGAATGTGTAATCTCTTATATAAGCAGATAATGATTTAGCTTTCAAAGTCAAATTGCTACCATACAACCGGGAAAATGGAATATCATTTTTTGCACAAACAGGATCCATATTTTTAATGAAACTAATCATTCCTTCATCTCCCCCATCAATCTTTGATAGGCTCAAGTCAACATCTTTTGCACAGATCGACATAACTGATGCCCTGCGTGTACTCATCTTAAATCCTGACTGGAAGCCAGTTGAACATGCACCTGACCCTTTTGATACTGACAACTTCTGACATGCCTGGTAATATGATTTAAATGCCTGTATATGTATTTCTTCTCTAAGCTTTTCAAGCGACTGCACGCCAGGGGCATCAACATAAACATCAGGGCAGTCATTGCTCTTCTCAGAAGCAGAGCCATCTAATTTTGCCTTGGGAGAGTCTTTATATTTGGCTGAATCAAGCTGATCAAGCAGATCCAACCTAACTATGGACTCATTAAATACATTCTTCATTAAACTCATATGCTCATCAAGCCAACCTTGAAGAGGTTCTTCCTCGATTTCTGCTGTGAGGTCACGTACCATTACCCTTACGTACCGAAATACTGTGGATTTTGATTTGCTCTTTttactgctgctgctgctgctgccagaTTTCTTCTCAGGAAATAATACAGACGTCTTCGCTGCAGAAACAAGTTTAAGTGCTCGCAATGTATCTTCAACAGCATCATCAATAGCTCGGAGCTGCAACCTAAAAGGTAGGCATATATAAGCATCTCGGCATTGAATAACCCAATCACATGTAGCTGCAGACTGAAGCTTCTTATCAGGAAGGCTGCCCGAAACGGAAATCGGGATGCGTGATATCTGTATACTGCTGCTTTTGAAAAGTTGGGCATCACAAAAATTGAGTGctattccttcaaccaaaacaccAATTTTTGCATTCTCAGAAAAAATAGAGCCAACATGAACTGTTGCTTCAACTCCATCTGCAAGTTCACCTGAAATTTTCAATGATTCTACATCAATGGCAATAACTGATTCCCGTTTCTTTTGTGCCTTTTCTTGCTGGCCATGGTCTGTAGGATCCTTTATTGTCGAAGTATCCACATGCACTGTTTCGTCTTTTACCTCCGTAACAGAATTCTGCAGTTTCAGCCTGTGTAGAACAGATTTAAGCCGTGTGGCTACTTCAAGTAATTCCAGACAGGGATCTGGCTCCCACCTTACTGCTACATCTGTCACATTGATCAGAGAGCAGACTGCATTGTCATTTGGCCCACCAGAACGCTTGACGAACTTTGCCTTTTGCACATCCAAAAGGGTAACCTCCACAGCAGGATTATCATCAAACTGATATTCCTTATGTATTAATCTGGATCTCCCGAGTTCAACCTGCATGGAGTGCTTTTCCTTGTTCAGACATACACCAAATCGATTAATCTCAAGAGAAGTGGAGAAGTTAACATGTTTTTGATCTGGAAGGCAGGTGGAGTTTACATAGGCCATCCTTGGGCCACCATTGGCATCATCGATTATCATAACCCGGCCACCCTGTGAACCAAAATTTACACGCTTTGGATCAGCTACTGACATATCTTCAAGCCTCATGTCACCATCATACAAAATAGAGCACTTCTCAACACTAATCTTCACTAGCTGTGCTCCTTTAGCACTCTTCGTAGATTTTTTAGAAGAATCCTCCTGTACAGGTCGTTTCTTAGGGGGGCGAATGCTTTTCAAAAATCCCTTGTAGGACATTGCTGTTGTACAAAGCAACTCAAGATAGTAAAAACAGAAATGCATTCCTACTCCAGATATATTAACAGACAGAGCAGATTTAGTCTGGTCAACGCCATTATCTTTGCTTGCATCTTTTTCCAGATCAAGAGTTGAGCTGCTAATGTGCAGTAAGGTGCCCGAAATGCTTTCATTTATCAACTGTTGATGTTTGGCAACAACGAGGAATTTTAACTCTCCAAGCTTTGCATGCAGTTCAGGTCCTTGGTCAACCAACTTACTTGCAGAAAAGTGAGTAGACAGCAAGCAACACTGCATAATCCAGCATTTGCAGGTAAGGTTGGTAGTCAAATGAAAATGGCAATACATCAATCTGCTGTGATTCATAATTTGTGCACATGAAAGCTTGAAACGTTAATATCTGCACTACCAAGCAGACACGAATCTGATAAATTATTAAATCATGTTGGCATGGTTTTGACAAATGGGAATGTGGGCAGACAGCAACCTCTCTTATTAAGTAATAACTACATTTACCCAACAAGCACATAATATCCAAGTGTTTCAATAAGTGTCTTCCAAGTGGAACATGCTACTGTATTTAAGTTGATCCCATATTGCCATATCCAACATTTAGGCAGTTTAGCATGGACATGAGTGAACAGAATGGCAAAAGGAAAAGACTTATATCAAATGAACATTTTGTAATATAGTATAGCTATAGCTACAACATGGAATATCTTATTAATGGATCTAGAACTTGGCCTTCATGAGTGTACGAAAGGTAAAGGATCAGTTTCCTTTATAATTAGCATAGGCTAGGAATGTCTATATTAATTTCTCTatgaaatgctgaaataccaactGACATTTAAACTTCTCAATGTTTCGCATTCAGCATAATcattaaaatgaagttattataAAAGAACAAATGTAAACCTATCACACCTCAAAATCATTCATATTTGCTACATTACCAGGGCTCAATCATTATAAACGTGGAGCATTTTGAAAGAAAAATAATGTAAAAGAAACAACAACACTTTTAAATAGTTCGAGGTAGGTACTGTGCATATCAAACGTAGTATAGCTTACTGTATTAGCTATGTTACGAAGAATTGTTCAAACGCGTACGGACATGCAGAGTAGAACAGAGCACATGATAGGAACTTACATGGAAGAGTGGTATGTCCTCTAGACTGTAAACCACAACAGATAATTCGGGTGCTGAGAATGCAAGTACCAAAGCCAGTGGTAATTTTTCTTTGGGAGCCTTCTCTTGTTGTGGAATTTCATGAAGAACAAGGGGCTTCTTTTTAGCTGACTTGAACAAAATCAGTGGCTTAATTCTGCTTATAATGAGATTACATTGGGCCCCACTAATCTTGATATTTACCTCTGCTCGAATTGGCAATGTTGACTGAGAGAAGACGATGCGTCAACACATAGGCCATGAGAAAGATATAACGCAACAAAAAACAAAACGAAAAAGTATGTGCAAAAATATGCCTTACTGAAAGCATAAGAACACTCCTATAAAGAACTGACCATGATCAGCTCCTCTTGTATGTGCATGTGAGGAtgcatatgcatgaatgcaagacATGCAATGTACCTAACAACACCTACACACAGTAGATACACCATGCTTTGGGGCTTACTCAGTTCGCCACGAAATCAACATGGCTAAGTATTCTAAATTAATCAACATGGTCAAGCATGCAAATTATCAAGTTTCTCTATTAAGAGTCCACATAGCCAAGTCCACACTTGTATTCTCAATTAATAATCTCAAATCAATACCCAAGATAGAAATTTAAAAAGGAGTTGTTATGGCCAATCACATCACTGGAAGATACAACTGGTGGAATTGTATTTTTATTCAATAGTTAGTACTGTTACTTTTGTTCACACCGAGACCTAGTCAAGTCAAAATTATATACATAACGGTAATTCTTATAGGTTCGTAAGTGAAGTGTTTCCAGACAATGCGGCAATTTATAGCTATGATTGAGTTGAAATTGGCACGAATTTCTTGAGAGAAAACATTGGATCAACTGTGGACTACCTGAGTGGGAATGTTAGCTGAAACAATGGTTGCAATTTTCACAACCTCTAATACAGAGGTAGCACCATCCATTAGAAGCTGGAAAAATAAACAATCGTCATGACATAAGATAATTGAAAAAACAAGATCACCTGTAGGAAACAAGGAAACGTACATGAATATCTGTCACATCAGTTTCCAACCAAAGGTGTGTTGCAGCCTCCCCGGAGTCATTCTGTGGCTGTGACTTCATAAGTCTCATAGAAATGCTACCGATTTCATTGTTCATTGAAAGGCCATGGTCGTTTGGCAGAAACTTCAGATCTAGCTTGGACATATTGAAGCTAACCTTCCAAAGAACAAGTACATTTTAGTGAATGGTAACCCGGCAGCCAACTTATAAAAACATCTAACAAATAAAAATGGCAAAACAAATGACTGTAGAAGATGCTGAAGGACCAACAAATATTTAAAATTGCACCCTGGAGTATATGATTGTTATGGACTATTTGACACTTCTTAGAGTCCTAGCGTATTTTCAAACGAAGTGAGTTAAGTGTATTAAAAGGCAGCTGACTGTTTTTTCGTGCTAAAATATAAGTGGAGAACAGTAGTTTGTTAATTGAAAAATAATAAGGAATTACACATCTTACCCTAATTGTTCATTCACCAGGAATTGAGTTATCTAGCCTAAAAAATATTAGTTTAATGCACGGGTAAGTGAATATAACTACGAAATATTATGGCCTCATACATTTGAAGAACAAAGTGGCCGATGCGGATTCTTGTTTAATGATGTCAAAAGCAGAAAGAAGCCAGAAATCACAGAACCATATAAGGAGAAAGACGATGCCATTTATAATAGAAAATGGCAAACATCAGTGGTACTACAGGAAATCAATACAACCTTTTCAGGAAACAAATCGATCTTCTTATTCAAGGACAAAAGCTTGCTCCCTTCAGATTTGGCAGCTGGTTTATTATCCACAACAGGTTCATCCTTCTGATCAGCAACAGTAGATGCAGAGAGCTTCTTCTTGGTGAATAGTTTTTCTTCCAAGTTCACAACAATTGGACCAAAAATCAGATCGAAATTCTTGACTCTAATTCCTTTATCCCTACAGAATGTTATCGACAATGTTACAAATGCAAAAGACTTGAGTGGAAGTCATTTATTGAGAGCGAGTGGCTAATATATACGAGTACATGAGATGAACTAAAGCAAGCCAACTCAATGTGGTACTGACAGTTTTCGCTCTTTCACAACAAAGAATGACCAACATATGCAATTTCTGTAATTGAATAGGTTCAC
It includes:
- the LOC127332137 gene encoding protein ABERRANT POLLEN TRANSMISSION 1 isoform X1 produces the protein MMFGLVQLLVGFVVAWETLEFVLRYGLLLSALKLLVIVGFVTAASCLALLLLAKALTWVLRRVAKLSIGCRSYGLNYLRGITLSSPKGPLQSISIGEIRLGLRKPITQLGFTILTQGPILQLQISDLDIVLRQPAKSANKKKSPPRKSTSASSAKPKGKAKGQGKWRLITNVASLLSLSIVELKLKAPKAAVGFKELKIDLSKTGALHPVLNVDIHLIPLFVQALEVDDTENDTSVFNKLDWWVSGQYCSAMDTSDSSSFLFEDIALSCELHQRDKGIRVKNFDLIFGPIVVNLEEKLFTKKKLSASTVADQKDEPVVDNKPAAKSEGSKLLSLNKKIDLFPEKVSFNMSKLDLKFLPNDHGLSMNNEIGSISMRLMKSQPQNDSGEAATHLWLETDVTDIHLLMDGATSVLEVVKIATIVSANIPTQSTLPIRAEVNIKISGAQCNLIISRIKPLILFKSAKKKPLVLHEIPQQEKAPKEKLPLALVLAFSAPELSVVVYSLEDIPLFHCCLLSTHFSASKLVDQGPELHAKLGELKFLVVAKHQQLINESISGTLLHISSSTLDLEKDASKDNGVDQTKSALSVNISGVGMHFCFYYLELLCTTAMSYKGFLKSIRPPKKRPVQEDSSKKSTKSAKGAQLVKISVEKCSILYDGDMRLEDMSVADPKRVNFGSQGGRVMIIDDANGGPRMAYVNSTCLPDQKHVNFSTSLEINRFGVCLNKEKHSMQVELGRSRLIHKEYQFDDNPAVEVTLLDVQKAKFVKRSGGPNDNAVCSLINVTDVAVRWEPDPCLELLEVATRLKSVLHRLKLQNSVTEVKDETVHVDTSTIKDPTDHGQQEKAQKKRESVIAIDVESLKISGELADGVEATVHVGSIFSENAKIGVLVEGIALNFCDAQLFKSSSIQISRIPISVSGSLPDKKLQSAATCDWVIQCRDAYICLPFRLQLRAIDDAVEDTLRALKLVSAAKTSVLFPEKKSGSSSSSSKKSKSKSTVFRYVRVMVRDLTAEIEEEPLQGWLDEHMSLMKNVFNESIVRLDLLDQLDSAKYKDSPKAKLDGSASEKSNDCPDVYVDAPGVQSLEKLREEIHIQAFKSYYQACQKLSVSKGSGACSTGFQSGFKMSTRRASVMSICAKDVDLSLSKIDGGDEGMISFIKNMDPVCAKNDIPFSRLYGSNLTLKAKSLSAYIRDYTFPLFSGTSAKCNGRLVLGQQATTFQPQVRQDVYVGKWWRVNLLRSATGYTPPMKTYCDIPLSFQRGEVSFGVGYEPVFADISYAFTCALRRANLAKRWYFERPEPPRRERSLPWWDDMRNYIHGNFSLCLAETMWHLPAATSPYEKLDQLLIRTGHIEIRYVDGYVSLSSKCLKVYITSLDSLAKKCTLEPPHHTVIPFLETPYFFMDITIEWGCDSGNPMDHYIFALPVEVKPRDKVFDPFRSTSLSLKWSFSLKPSTAEPVESQHKTLPVSNDSPTLYVGAHDLLWLTKWWNLFFLPPHKLRLFSRFPRFGVPRFIRSGNLPLDRVMTEQCIRFDATLLQIKNMPLQANDPAKGLTLHFTKLRLEISSSRGKQIFTFDCKREPLDLVYMGIDMHLLKVFINNIPEQTNSMDAQVESKNLHTKVTDNVFSDKGKTKARLTEKSRDDGFFLYSDYFTIRKQTPKADAARLSAWQEDGRKKSEKASFKSEFDGGDESDHAESGSDEEGFNVVVADNCQRVFVHGLKILWNLENRAAILSWVGGLTQAFQPPKPSPSRQYTQRKILEQKQAIKEAEMSNDGALNSSPSAPQSSDPQQMKSSDPPSSSGSSRPEQTSSSESVTKPSNSRDSEEEGTSLFMVNIVQPQFNLHSEEANGRLLLAAGSGRVMVRSFHSVVQVGQEMFEKTIGASNVSIGETKPEMTWSRFEVSVMLEHVQAHVAPTDVDPGAGIQWLPKIHRKSSEVKRTGALLERVFMPCQMFFRITRHKGGNPELKVKPLKELAFNSPDITAGMTSRQFQVMMDVLTNLLLARTPRNRKSNLCYPLDDDDNDIAEESDAVVPDGVEEVELAKIHVEVKERERKILFDDIRILCTGSEVSGDPSQSPKSDDATSVVTGSKSMLVKRLKQELLNVLNDRKEAYCLLRSAMQKAAQVRLMEKEKNKSPSCAMRVSMRINKVVWSMLADGKAFSEAEINDIIYDFDRDYKDIGIAQLTTKLFVLRNGLANAKSDTVVAPWNPPSEWGKNAMLRVNARQGAPTDGNSVIESLLVDIYPLKIYLTEAMYRMMWGYFFPGDEQHPQKRQELFKVSTTAGTRRVKKGSSVTETTSPSNQSSKESTLAQKAELDRSWEENVAESVANELVSQIQGQSNAQTESQDAAKDAKLVRSARSTREEKKPVEPNEVKQSRPQKMMDFRNIKISQVELLLTYEGLPFAVSDVRLLMDTFHREDFTGTWPRLFSRVKKHIVWGVLKSVTGMQGKKFKAKSSSQKEPTTGLIAASDFNLSDSDEEGGNSDQLPAFLRKQSDGAGDGFTTSVKGLFSSQKKKAMHFVLKTMKGDGDQDFQGERSENDIEFSPFARQLTITKTKKLIKKHTKKLKSQVPQNAGTEQEHGPDLPPRGPSGNHAGSSSSSSSSSDSDEPIPVEMSPKD
- the LOC127332137 gene encoding protein ABERRANT POLLEN TRANSMISSION 1 isoform X2 produces the protein MSKLDLKFLPNDHGLSMNNEIGSISMRLMKSQPQNDSGEAATHLWLETDVTDIHLLMDGATSVLEVVKIATIVSANIPTQSTLPIRAEVNIKISGAQCNLIISRIKPLILFKSAKKKPLVLHEIPQQEKAPKEKLPLALVLAFSAPELSVVVYSLEDIPLFHCCLLSTHFSASKLVDQGPELHAKLGELKFLVVAKHQQLINESISGTLLHISSSTLDLEKDASKDNGVDQTKSALSVNISGVGMHFCFYYLELLCTTAMSYKGFLKSIRPPKKRPVQEDSSKKSTKSAKGAQLVKISVEKCSILYDGDMRLEDMSVADPKRVNFGSQGGRVMIIDDANGGPRMAYVNSTCLPDQKHVNFSTSLEINRFGVCLNKEKHSMQVELGRSRLIHKEYQFDDNPAVEVTLLDVQKAKFVKRSGGPNDNAVCSLINVTDVAVRWEPDPCLELLEVATRLKSVLHRLKLQNSVTEVKDETVHVDTSTIKDPTDHGQQEKAQKKRESVIAIDVESLKISGELADGVEATVHVGSIFSENAKIGVLVEGIALNFCDAQLFKSSSIQISRIPISVSGSLPDKKLQSAATCDWVIQCRDAYICLPFRLQLRAIDDAVEDTLRALKLVSAAKTSVLFPEKKSGSSSSSSKKSKSKSTVFRYVRVMVRDLTAEIEEEPLQGWLDEHMSLMKNVFNESIVRLDLLDQLDSAKYKDSPKAKLDGSASEKSNDCPDVYVDAPGVQSLEKLREEIHIQAFKSYYQACQKLSVSKGSGACSTGFQSGFKMSTRRASVMSICAKDVDLSLSKIDGGDEGMISFIKNMDPVCAKNDIPFSRLYGSNLTLKAKSLSAYIRDYTFPLFSGTSAKCNGRLVLGQQATTFQPQVRQDVYVGKWWRVNLLRSATGYTPPMKTYCDIPLSFQRGEVSFGVGYEPVFADISYAFTCALRRANLAKRWYFERPEPPRRERSLPWWDDMRNYIHGNFSLCLAETMWHLPAATSPYEKLDQLLIRTGHIEIRYVDGYVSLSSKCLKVYITSLDSLAKKCTLEPPHHTVIPFLETPYFFMDITIEWGCDSGNPMDHYIFALPVEVKPRDKVFDPFRSTSLSLKWSFSLKPSTAEPVESQHKTLPVSNDSPTLYVGAHDLLWLTKWWNLFFLPPHKLRLFSRFPRFGVPRFIRSGNLPLDRVMTEQCIRFDATLLQIKNMPLQANDPAKGLTLHFTKLRLEISSSRGKQIFTFDCKREPLDLVYMGIDMHLLKVFINNIPEQTNSMDAQVESKNLHTKVTDNVFSDKGKTKARLTEKSRDDGFFLYSDYFTIRKQTPKADAARLSAWQEDGRKKSEKASFKSEFDGGDESDHAESGSDEEGFNVVVADNCQRVFVHGLKILWNLENRAAILSWVGGLTQAFQPPKPSPSRQYTQRKILEQKQAIKEAEMSNDGALNSSPSAPQSSDPQQMKSSDPPSSSGSSRPEQTSSSESVTKPSNSRDSEEEGTSLFMVNIVQPQFNLHSEEANGRLLLAAGSGRVMVRSFHSVVQVGQEMFEKTIGASNVSIGETKPEMTWSRFEVSVMLEHVQAHVAPTDVDPGAGIQWLPKIHRKSSEVKRTGALLERVFMPCQMFFRITRHKGGNPELKVKPLKELAFNSPDITAGMTSRQFQVMMDVLTNLLLARTPRNRKSNLCYPLDDDDNDIAEESDAVVPDGVEEVELAKIHVEVKERERKILFDDIRILCTGSEVSGDPSQSPKSDDATSVVTGSKSMLVKRLKQELLNVLNDRKEAYCLLRSAMQKAAQVRLMEKEKNKSPSCAMRVSMRINKVVWSMLADGKAFSEAEINDIIYDFDRDYKDIGIAQLTTKLFVLRNGLANAKSDTVVAPWNPPSEWGKNAMLRVNARQGAPTDGNSVIESLLVDIYPLKIYLTEAMYRMMWGYFFPGDEQHPQKRQELFKVSTTAGTRRVKKGSSVTETTSPSNQSSKESTLAQKAELDRSWEENVAESVANELVSQIQGQSNAQTESQDAAKDAKLVRSARSTREEKKPVEPNEVKQSRPQKMMDFRNIKISQVELLLTYEGLPFAVSDVRLLMDTFHREDFTGTWPRLFSRVKKHIVWGVLKSVTGMQGKKFKAKSSSQKEPTTGLIAASDFNLSDSDEEGGNSDQLPAFLRKQSDGAGDGFTTSVKGLFSSQKKKAMHFVLKTMKGDGDQDFQGERSENDIEFSPFARQLTITKTKKLIKKHTKKLKSQVPQNAGTEQEHGPDLPPRGPSGNHAGSSSSSSSSSDSDEPIPVEMSPKD